AATCAGAAATGTTAATAACAAATGGAGGTAGTGAAGCTTTGCAATTTGCTATAAATACAATTTGTAATAAAGATGATGAAATATTGGTTCCAGAACCATATTATTCAAATTATGATTCTTTTTTAAGAATTGCAGATGCAAAACTTGTACCTATAGTAACAAAAATTGAAGAAGGTTATAGATTACCTAAATATGAAGAAATAAAAAAATTAATAACACCAAGAACTAAAGCTATTTTATTTTCAAATCCATCTAATCCAACAGGAGTTGTATTAAATGAAAGAGAAATAGAAGATATAAAGAAATTAGCAATAGAGTTTAATTTATTTATTATTTCAGATGAAGTTTATAGACAATTTATATATGATAGTGAAACAAAATTTAGATCATTTTTAAGTTTTGAAGAAGTAGAAGATAGAGTTATAATGATAGATAGTATTTCAAAACACTATAGTGCTTGTGGAGCAAGAATAGGAGTATTTGCATCTAAAAATAAAGAAATCATTGCTCAAGCTTTAAAATTATGTCAAGCAAGGCTATCTGTTTCTACGATAGAACAATATGCGAGTGCTAATCTTGTTAGAGGGATAGATGTATATATTGATGATGTAAGAGTAGAATATAAGAAAAGAAGAGACTTAATGTATGAAAAATTAAGTTCTATCGAAGGTGTTAAAGCTAATAAACCAGATGCAGCATTCTATATTTTTGCGTCATTACCTGTAGAAGATACGGAAGAATTTACAAAATGGTTACTTCTTGATTTCAGACATGAAGGAAAAACATTAATGTTTGCTTCAGGAAGTGGATTCTATGCTAAAGAACATAGAGATTTAGGAAAAAATGAAGTGAGATTTTCTTATTGTGGAAATACTTTAAGAGAAATTGAAGAAGGAATCAATTTACTAGCGATTGCACTTAAGGAATATAATGGAAAATAGAAAAACTGGTTATTTACTTGAAATTTCATATAAAGGGAAAAAATTTGATTGTTTTGATGAAATGAAGGATAAAAAAACTGTTAAAGGTGTTCTGAAAGATTATTTATTATCTAAAGGGATAAAAATAATAAAAGGATTACAACAAGCAGGTAGAACAGATGCTAGAGTTTCTGCTTATTCAAATTATATTTACTTTATGGCTGAAGAATTTAATGTAGACTGCATAGATATAGAAGTAGATATTGAAGGATTAAAAATAAAAAGCATATTAAAAACTAAAAACAATTTAGTATTACCAGAATTAGTTAAGAGAAGAATATATATTTATTATTACCCTAAAAAATTTTTAAATATTGATGAAGAGATTATATTAAAAAGGTGTGAAGAGGTTAGTGGTTATAAGGATTTTTCTGAGTTTACAAATCATAAGGGTTTAAAACTTAAAAATCATTTTAGAGATGTACAAGTAACTTATAATGATGAAAAATTATATTTTGATGGAGATTCTTTTATGCCACAACAAGTTAGAAGGATGAGTGGATACATTTTAAAAGGGAAGAAAGAGCCTATGGATCCTAAGTTTTTAATCTTGGATAAAATTATATTTGAAGGTGATGTATTTTGAAAAAACAAATTGACAAAGAAGCGTTAATTACAACTTTAATTTATTTTTTATATTTTGTATGGTGGTACTATTTTGCATATATTTATCCACCAAAAAATGTTGAAGAATATAAGTATATTTTAGGATTGCCAGAATGGTTTTTCTATTCATGTATAGTTGGATTTGTTTGGGTAAATATTGCAGTTTTTGCTGTAACTAAATTATTCTTTAAAGACGTCGATTTAGAGACAGGTGATATTAATGAATAAAATTGAATTACTAATACCTGTAGTTCTTTATCTAATTATAACTATTTCTATTGCCTATTATGTTAGTAGAAGAGAGAATAAAGATAATTTTACAGAGTCATATTTTATCGGTAATAGAAGTATGGGAGCATTTGTTTTAGCAATGACTGTAGTTTCAACATATATTGGAGCTTCATCATTTCTAGGAGGACCATCTATAGCATACAAATTAGGATTAGGATGGGTTTTACTAGCATGTATTCAAATCCCATTAATATTCTTTACATTAGGTGTACTTGGTAAGAAAATTGCTATAATTTCAAGAAAAATTAAAGCAGTAACTTTGATAGATATATTGAGAAAAAGATACAATAATGAAGTACTAATTATATTACTTTCAGTTTTAATGTTAGTCTTTTTATTTGCTTCAATAATTGCTCAATTTATTGGTGGAGCACGTTTAATTGAAAGTATAATAGATATAGATTATAAAATCGCATTAACAATATTTGTATTTACAGTAATATTTTATACTACTATTGGTGGGTTTAAAGCAGTTACAATTACAGATGCTATACAAGGCTTAATAATGATGGTATCGACATTAATATTATTTATAGTAATTGTAAAAAAAGTTGGGTCGATGTCAGAGATTACAGCTACGATAAAAAATTTAGATCCTAATTTATTAACTCCAGATGCTGGTGGAGCTATATCAAGACCATATATATTATCTTTCTGGATTTTAGTAGGTATTGGTATTTTAGGTTTACCGGCTACTACAGTTAGAAGTATGGGATATAAAAATTCAAAAGCTTTACATAATGGTATGATAATTGGAACATTTGTAGTAGGTTTTTTATTAATAGGTATGCATTTAGTTGGATTTATGGGAAGAGCAATAGAGCCGAACATAGATGTAAGTGATAAACTTATACCAATATTAGCATTGAAAAATTTACATCCTATTGTTGCAGGAGTATTTATTGGTGGGCCACTTGCGGCAATCATGTCTACTGTAGATTCTTTATTAATATTAATATCATCATCTATAGTTAAAGATTTATACTTAAATTATGTAGATAAAAATGCAAATGATAAGAAGTTAAAGAAAATATCATTAATAATTACTATAGGTATAGGACTTATTACATATGTGTTATCAATTAACCCACCTAGTTTAATAGTATGGGTTAACTTATTTGCACTTGCAGGGCAAGAAGTATTATTTTTTGTTCCTGTATTTATGGGGTTATATTGGAGAAGAGGTAATGATATGGGAGCAATTGCATCAGTGATTGTTGGATTTATAGTATTTATATTACTTGAAAACTTTAAAATTTCAATATTTGGGTTAATGAATATTGTACCATCATTAACATGTGCATTAATTGCTTATGTTGTTGTTTCATTACTTACAAAAGAAACAGATAAAGAAATATTAGATTTATTTTTTGATTAATAAATAAAGGCGTGATACATTCACGCCTTTTATATTTAACTATAAATTAACAAACTCTTTTGCGATTTGAGATGCAAGTCTTACATTGTTGTATACTAATTGTATATTAGCATCTAATGACTTACCTGCTGTAATTTTCTTGACTTTATCAAGTAAGAATGGAGTAGAATCTTTTCCTTTAATACCTAATTTTTCAGCTTCTTCTAAAGCTTCATTTATTGCATTAGTAATAGTATCAAAGTCCATAGCATATTGTTCTGGAATTGGGTTAGCAATTACAACACCACCATTTAATCCTAAATCCCATTTAGTTTTTAAAATTCCTGCAAATTCTGATGGAGTTTCAATTGCATAATCTAAATTATATCCACTTTTAATTGTATAAAATGCAGGTAATTCTTTAGTTTTATATCCTAGAACAGGTACACCTTTAGTTTCTAAGTATTCTAATGTTAATGGTAAATCTAATATTGATTTAGCCCCTGCACAGATAACTGCAACATTTGTTTGAGCTAATTCTTCAAGATCGGCAGATATATCCATAGTAACTTCAGCATTTCTATGAACTCCTCCAATACCACCCGTTGCAAATATTTTAACACCAGCTAATGCAGCTATTATCATTGTAGTTGCAACAGTTGTAGCACCATTTAAACCATTACTTACAACATAAGCTAAGTCACGTCTACTTACTTTTGGAACATTTAATCCTTCTTTTCCTAAAAAGTTAATTTCATCTTCAGTTAAACCAACTTTTAATTTTCCGTTTATAATACCAATAGTTGCAGGGACAACACCATTTTCTCTAGCAATTTTTTCAACTTCTAATGCAACTTCAACGTTTTGTGGGTAAGGCATTCCGTGAGAGATAATTGTTGATTCTAATGCAACAACAGGTTTATTATTTTCTAAAGCTTCTTTAACGATTGGGTTAATTTCTAAATATTGTTTCATATTTCCTCCTATAATTCTATATTAAAATATTGTTTTAAAGTATCATTTAATAATTCTTTTGTTAAACCTTGATAACAAGTACCAATGTTAGTAACATTAATAATTGACATAGACATTGCGATTTTTGCTGTTTTTTCTATATCAAAATTATTTGCAACTGAATATGCAATACCAGCTGTAAAAGCATCTCCTGCTCCTGTAATATCAACAGCTTTAATCTTAGGATTATGTATTAGACCACTTTGTCTATCATTCATAAAATATACACCATCTTTTCCAAGAGTAATATAAACATTCTTAATTCCTTGGTCTAATAATTTTTGAGCAGCCTTTTGCATACTTATTTCATCTACAATTTCAATTCCTGTTAAAAATTCAGCTTCTATTCTATTAGGCTTAATAGAATGAATTTTATTAAGGACATTTTTTATTTTTTTTGCTTTAGTTGTAGAAACTAAATCAACAATAAGTTTTTGATCTAAACTTGATAGATATTCAATTACATCTTGACGTAAATTAGTGTCTAATACAAGCACATCTGAATCTTTTACAATCTCTTCTTTATTTTTTAAATAAGGGATATCAAGTTTTTCTAAAATTGACATACTTGAGATAGCAACTATCATCTCATTTTCATCATTTAATACTGATAAATATGTTGATAAAGATTCTCCTTTAATAATTAAGCAGTTTGACATATCAACATTTTTTTTATTCATGTATTCTAATAGTGAAACAGAAAATTCATCATCACCTATAGGTGCAATAAATTTTGTTTTAGCATTTAAATGAGAAAGATTTTCTGTAATATTTCTTCCGACACCACCAAATCCTTTTTCAATTTTACCAGGATTTGAATCATTAAGAATAATTGCGTTATCAGAGAAACCTTGTATATCTATGTTAGCTCCACCTATAATACAAATCATATTCCACCTCTTTTATATATATATTTAAAGTCTAACATACTAAGGTATATTAGTCAATCAAAAAAAAAGTTCATAAAAATGAATAAAAAGACACATACTCCTTTAAAAAAATATGTATATATGATAGAATTAAATTATCTAAGTAAATGAAAGGTGATGAAGATGAAAATTGTAATAGGAAATGACCACGCAGGTGTGGAGTATAAAAATCAATTAGTAGATTATTTAGTTTCAAAAGGAATAGAAGTTATTAATGTGGGAACAGATAGTGCAGATTCTGTAGATTATCCAGATATAGCAAAAGAAGTTTCTAAAAGAGTATTAGATAAAACAGCAAATTTTGGAATATTAATATGTGGTACAGGAATTGGAATTTCTATAGCTGCCAATAAAGTACCAGGAATAAGAGCAGCTTTAGTAACTAATGAATTATGTGCGAGATTATCAAGACAGCATAACGATGCAAATATATTAGCTCTAGGTGCAAGAGTTACTGGAATAGAATTAGCAAAATCATGTGTAGATGCATTTTTAACTGCTGAATTTGAAGGTGGAAGACATAGTAATAGAGTAGGTAAAATTGAATGTAGTTGTGGAGTGATTGAATAATGTCAACAATTTTTAAGAAAATAATAGATAAAGAGATTCCGGCTAAAATAGTATATGAAGATGATGAATTTTTAGCATTTGAAGATATTGCTCCAGCTGCAAAAATACATGTGTTAGTAATACCTAAAAAAGAAATTAGAAATTTAGATTCAGCAACTGAAGAAGATATAATGTTACTAGGAAAATTACAATTAATAATAGCAAAAATTGCTAGAATGTTAGGTGTAAATGAAACTGGATATAGAGTAGTTACAAATATAAATGAAGATGCTGGTCAAACAGTATTCCATATACATTATCATATTCTAGCAGGCGAAAAGTTAGGAGTTATGGCTTAATGAAAGATGTAATAGTTAGTACAGATAATAGATATTACAAATTGATAAAGAAATTAAATGAAAAAAAATATAGAGATGAAGCGGGTGTGTTTTTAGCTGAAGGAGAAAAATTTCTTGAAGAAAAGAATAATTTTTCTAAAGTAATAGTTAAAGAATCAAAATATATGTATTATGAAGAAAAATATAATATTTCCAAACATGAAAATTTAACAGTACTTTCTGATAAATTATATGATA
The Streptobacillus canis genome window above contains:
- a CDS encoding carbohydrate kinase family protein, which encodes MICIIGGANIDIQGFSDNAIILNDSNPGKIEKGFGGVGRNITENLSHLNAKTKFIAPIGDDEFSVSLLEYMNKKNVDMSNCLIIKGESLSTYLSVLNDENEMIVAISSMSILEKLDIPYLKNKEEIVKDSDVLVLDTNLRQDVIEYLSSLDQKLIVDLVSTTKAKKIKNVLNKIHSIKPNRIEAEFLTGIEIVDEISMQKAAQKLLDQGIKNVYITLGKDGVYFMNDRQSGLIHNPKIKAVDITGAGDAFTAGIAYSVANNFDIEKTAKIAMSMSIINVTNIGTCYQGLTKELLNDTLKQYFNIEL
- a CDS encoding pseudouridine-5'-phosphate glycosidase, encoding MKQYLEINPIVKEALENNKPVVALESTIISHGMPYPQNVEVALEVEKIARENGVVPATIGIINGKLKVGLTEDEINFLGKEGLNVPKVSRRDLAYVVSNGLNGATTVATTMIIAALAGVKIFATGGIGGVHRNAEVTMDISADLEELAQTNVAVICAGAKSILDLPLTLEYLETKGVPVLGYKTKELPAFYTIKSGYNLDYAIETPSEFAGILKTKWDLGLNGGVVIANPIPEQYAMDFDTITNAINEALEEAEKLGIKGKDSTPFLLDKVKKITAGKSLDANIQLVYNNVRLASQIAKEFVNL
- the rpiB gene encoding ribose 5-phosphate isomerase B, with the protein product MKIVIGNDHAGVEYKNQLVDYLVSKGIEVINVGTDSADSVDYPDIAKEVSKRVLDKTANFGILICGTGIGISIAANKVPGIRAALVTNELCARLSRQHNDANILALGARVTGIELAKSCVDAFLTAEFEGGRHSNRVGKIECSCGVIE
- the panF gene encoding sodium/pantothenate symporter → MNKIELLIPVVLYLIITISIAYYVSRRENKDNFTESYFIGNRSMGAFVLAMTVVSTYIGASSFLGGPSIAYKLGLGWVLLACIQIPLIFFTLGVLGKKIAIISRKIKAVTLIDILRKRYNNEVLIILLSVLMLVFLFASIIAQFIGGARLIESIIDIDYKIALTIFVFTVIFYTTIGGFKAVTITDAIQGLIMMVSTLILFIVIVKKVGSMSEITATIKNLDPNLLTPDAGGAISRPYILSFWILVGIGILGLPATTVRSMGYKNSKALHNGMIIGTFVVGFLLIGMHLVGFMGRAIEPNIDVSDKLIPILALKNLHPIVAGVFIGGPLAAIMSTVDSLLILISSSIVKDLYLNYVDKNANDKKLKKISLIITIGIGLITYVLSINPPSLIVWVNLFALAGQEVLFFVPVFMGLYWRRGNDMGAIASVIVGFIVFILLENFKISIFGLMNIVPSLTCALIAYVVVSLLTKETDKEILDLFFD
- a CDS encoding histidine triad nucleotide-binding protein, coding for MSTIFKKIIDKEIPAKIVYEDDEFLAFEDIAPAAKIHVLVIPKKEIRNLDSATEEDIMLLGKLQLIIAKIARMLGVNETGYRVVTNINEDAGQTVFHIHYHILAGEKLGVMA
- a CDS encoding YhdT family protein, translated to MKKQIDKEALITTLIYFLYFVWWYYFAYIYPPKNVEEYKYILGLPEWFFYSCIVGFVWVNIAVFAVTKLFFKDVDLETGDINE
- a CDS encoding tRNA pseudouridine synthase TruA family protein is translated as MENRKTGYLLEISYKGKKFDCFDEMKDKKTVKGVLKDYLLSKGIKIIKGLQQAGRTDARVSAYSNYIYFMAEEFNVDCIDIEVDIEGLKIKSILKTKNNLVLPELVKRRIYIYYYPKKFLNIDEEIILKRCEEVSGYKDFSEFTNHKGLKLKNHFRDVQVTYNDEKLYFDGDSFMPQQVRRMSGYILKGKKEPMDPKFLILDKIIFEGDVF
- a CDS encoding pyridoxal phosphate-dependent aminotransferase yields the protein MKLSDKVLGMQYSPIRKLVPFADKAKKEGVRIFEFHIGQPDVKTPDSFFNGVTKYQEKIIKYTNSQGLEELLDAFVEYYSRYNLKIEKSEMLITNGGSEALQFAINTICNKDDEILVPEPYYSNYDSFLRIADAKLVPIVTKIEEGYRLPKYEEIKKLITPRTKAILFSNPSNPTGVVLNEREIEDIKKLAIEFNLFIISDEVYRQFIYDSETKFRSFLSFEEVEDRVIMIDSISKHYSACGARIGVFASKNKEIIAQALKLCQARLSVSTIEQYASANLVRGIDVYIDDVRVEYKKRRDLMYEKLSSIEGVKANKPDAAFYIFASLPVEDTEEFTKWLLLDFRHEGKTLMFASGSGFYAKEHRDLGKNEVRFSYCGNTLREIEEGINLLAIALKEYNGK